The proteins below are encoded in one region of Tsuneonella sp. CC-YZS046:
- a CDS encoding TrbI/VirB10 family protein, protein MTDPAGNSPPEAATPQASRSDPQAFQLRGDPPRVMRLSRKALAVMGVAAGLGIGGSLIYALKPPGEKEAKELYSTDSRATSETITSGPKDYGQAPKLGPPLPGDLGGPIVSAQQRGENVPVPPVGAQPDPRAQAEEAARQRAQQERDAARMSGVFLGGSSAGAAAMPSLPNLAMTAPDDVAPQPPGQSDGSAAQGDQAAKRAFMAQASSQRTVSVERLTAPASPNIVQAGSIIPAALITGIRSDLPGQITAQVTANVYDSPTGRILLIPQGARLIGEYDSEIAAGQTRVLLAWDRLILPDGRSIVLERQPGADAAGYAGLQDRVNQHWGNLLKAAAVSTLLGVGVELSADSEDDLTRALRRGSQDTINQTGQQIVRRQLNVQPTLTVRPGHPLRVVITRDLVLEPIGTTR, encoded by the coding sequence GTGACCGATCCCGCCGGCAATTCCCCGCCCGAGGCGGCCACACCGCAAGCGTCGCGTTCCGACCCGCAAGCCTTCCAGCTTCGCGGCGACCCGCCCCGCGTCATGCGGCTCTCGCGCAAGGCGCTGGCCGTCATGGGCGTCGCCGCCGGCCTCGGCATCGGCGGTTCGCTGATCTACGCGCTCAAGCCGCCCGGCGAGAAGGAGGCCAAGGAACTCTACAGCACCGACAGCCGCGCCACGTCCGAGACGATCACGTCGGGGCCGAAGGATTATGGTCAGGCGCCGAAACTCGGCCCGCCACTTCCCGGCGACCTCGGCGGCCCGATCGTCTCGGCCCAGCAGCGCGGCGAGAATGTCCCGGTCCCGCCGGTCGGCGCCCAGCCCGATCCGCGCGCCCAGGCCGAGGAAGCCGCTCGCCAGCGCGCCCAGCAGGAACGCGACGCCGCCCGCATGAGCGGCGTGTTCTTGGGTGGCAGCAGCGCCGGGGCCGCTGCGATGCCGTCTCTGCCGAACCTCGCAATGACAGCGCCCGATGATGTCGCTCCGCAGCCCCCAGGACAATCAGATGGCTCGGCCGCGCAGGGCGACCAGGCTGCCAAGCGGGCCTTCATGGCGCAGGCGTCGAGTCAGCGCACGGTGAGCGTCGAGCGCCTGACCGCGCCGGCCTCGCCCAACATTGTGCAGGCCGGCAGCATCATCCCGGCCGCGCTCATCACCGGCATCCGTTCGGACCTTCCCGGTCAGATAACTGCCCAGGTGACGGCCAACGTCTATGACAGCCCCACGGGCCGCATCCTGCTCATTCCGCAAGGCGCCCGGCTGATCGGCGAATATGACAGCGAGATCGCCGCCGGACAGACCCGCGTGCTGCTCGCCTGGGATCGGCTTATCCTGCCGGACGGCCGCTCGATCGTTCTCGAGCGCCAGCCCGGCGCCGATGCGGCCGGATATGCCGGCCTGCAGGATCGCGTGAACCAGCATTGGGGAAACCTGCTTAAGGCCGCGGCCGTCTCGACGCTGCTCGGCGTCGGCGTGGAACTGAGCGCGGATAGCGAGGACGACCTCACTCGCGCGCTGCGGCGGGGAAGCCAGGACACCATCAACCAGACC